TGGATAGCTGAAATGATCCTgtgttttgcgttttttttCCTGGACTagcgcctcttgcactgttcatggaacatgaacagtgcaaataggcaaatgaacagtaatttcatttatgaacagtaaccggaaaagcattttttattattttcagttttcagcaaaataaacggtatccaaacgcACTCTGAACATTTGAActtttcttcatctcttcttttttcgttttttgAAGTGGATCTGATAATGGTAAAGTGAAAGAAAGTGAGTTTGATATTGGTAAAGAGAAAGGAGATGATGAGTGAAATATTGATAAAGTGAAATGGAGGAAAATGTGTTAAAGGTGTGTTTAAGGGGCATTTTTGTCATATATTTATTAGAGAAACCAAGCTTCACGGCTAAAATAAATTGCATCTGAAAAGAGAACTTCCACCAATTTCCTATGCAAGTAGGGCCCAAAGCTGGTTCATTAACAGCTGCTGGCTGACTCTTGTTAAcaaaaccataaatttaaaatcacatatatttatagtAATAGAGATAAAACAAATATGTGATTGCATTAAAGacaaattaaattagatgaATCTAAATACATAGAAAGACTTTTAGAAAAAGGCCAAAAGTTGAGCTTAGGCCAGTTTGATACTTGCAAGGTTTGATAATTGTGACTCTTTAGGATTAAACATCCTATCCACCATAGTTTGACCCAAAACAATATTATGccatcataaaaaaataaaggattttcaaaattttacctAAACATCATTCTAGAATCTCATCTCTTTATTTTAAACACGCAACTCTAAATTCTAATTCACATGAAATATGAGTTTAAagttaatcaaattttaataagaGCCTAATTAGCCTAGCAAGAAtaaaccaaaagagaaaaaaagagtaggtaataaaaataaagcaaatattttgttttagaaaattcaaaacaatggGAAAACTATATGCGAAGGATTCTAACCTTTGTCAGTTTAACAGGCTTGAAGGCAAAATCTATATTTAGTTTTGCTACAAATCTATACAACTTCGTATTACATATAATTaacctcatttttttaatgaatatttacatataaattaaTACATTCTCCACTCTAATGTACTTTGGAGATCATTCACCTTTCTCTTCAAAACACTATTGCATTCATTGTCTCAAGAATTTCAACAAATACCATAGCAACATCTATATCTATTCTAGGCATCTAATCTACACAAAAGCCAATAGTGACCACAAAAGCTATCATGGTTgcaatttcttattattttgcattatttagttttattattttaatgttgataaatgccatttcattagattaaGAAGAACAACATGAGGTACAACAATCTTGCCTACATGCTTTCAAGAAAGGGGAAGGCAAATCACAATTATTACACAAGAAACCTACTTTAAGAGCAATAACATATTTAGCAGCTGAGTGAGCTGCTGAGTTTAGAGATTTCTTAACCTAGCAAAACTCACAATTATCAATGGATGCACTCATGTCAACGACATCATGAATGATGGAGGAGATGGACTAATCAGATGGTTCTTTGGCTTTGGACAGGGCATCAAGACATATTTTTGAATCCCCCTCCACAATGATGTTGCACCAATTTTCAGTGGCAGCCAAGCTTAGAGCCCACATATTTGCAGCTGCTTTAGCTTGAGTAGGAGTGTATAAATCATGAATTTTTGCCTATACATTTAACACCTCTCCAAACTCATTTCTTGCTACCACAACTAAGGAGGTGAAAGCCTATGAGACAGCAGCATCCACATTTAGTTTTATATAGTTTTTAGGAGGGGAAATCCATGAAGTCAATTTCTCACTCCTATCTTTGTCCTTTCATGGTCCAAAGCATTGAGATATTCCTTTACTCTGTTTTCTGCATTGCATATGGTAGAAATGATGTTCACCTCATTGCCATTATGCCAGACCCGATTCCTGAGATGCCAAGTAGCCTCCATAGTGACTGTAATTTAAAGTGTACTCAGTTCATCCAAGTTCAAGACCACTTTAAGGATGTCCTCGTTTGATGTAATATTCATTTTGTCAATTCTTATGCCCCAACTACAACCAAACCAGATGGCCTTGCTACTTGGCAATGAAAGAATAGATGAATTGCTGTTTCAGGTTCTCTGCCATAAAACACACTGTTTGGACCATATGTCCCTATTCTTGTTGCCAAGTTGTTTTTGATTGGTAACACATTGGACCCAATTCTCAATAGTAACATTTTGATTCTATCATAAGCTTTGATCTTCCATATTTTTTGCCATTGCACTATGGAACTCTCATAAGGAGGGTCTTGGTTAGCCTTATATGCAGATTTCACAGAGAATGCCCCTTTGCTGCCCGGAACCAAGATTAGCTTGTCAGCTCTGCCCCTTAAAGGAATATGTATTTTTTGGATGGATTCAACTAACTCAGAATTAAATAGCTTATTTAGCAAGGGTAGATTCTAGCAACGATCTTCGGTAGATATCAAGTTAGACACCAACAAGGGGTTTCGTTGAATTGAGTCATCCTTTGGAGTTGGTTTAAACCCAGCTAGCCAAGGAATCCACTGGTCCACCCATACATTAATAGAAGCACCATTTCCAACAAGGTAACAAGCACCCTTAGCAATAAGGGGTTTGGTTTTCTCAATTGCTTTCCAAATTGGGGAAGCATTTTTGGAAGGTTCACTTTGAATCCGATTCTCTTTGACCTTGTATTTGCTTCTTAGTAAGTTCATACACAAGTTGTCCCTCTTTGAGGCAATTATCCAAGCAAGTTTAGCCAAGAGAGTTTTATTAAAGTCCTTGCTCTTTCTGAATCCCATCCCTCCAATTCCTTTAGGTAGACATAGTTTTCCCAAGCCAACCAAGCCAAATACCTTCCATTTGGGTTTCTTGGATTCCACCAAAATTTTCTAGTCAAAGCATCTAACTTGTCACACACCTTAGTAGGGATGTCATGAAAAGTAGACATTGTGTATGTAGGTAAAGCTTGAGCCACCGTTTTAATTAGAGTGGATCTTCCTGCCCATGATAAAGTCTTACTTCTCCACCCTTTAAGTTTGGCTTCTAACCTCTCTTGTAAGAACTTGAAGTCCTTTACTAGAGCCTTGGTAAGGAATAAAGGAGCCCTCAAGTAAACAGAGTCAATTTTAAGACTTTTCATTTGTAGAATATGCTTTATGCCCCAGCGAGTCTGCTGGTGGGTGAGTTTGGAGAATATAATCCCTGATTTTGCTTTGTTAAGCAGCTATCCATACCAcctacaatatttttccaagCAGTCATTAATGGCATTAGCTTCCCTCCTACATGCTTTTGAGAAAAGGAACAATATCATCCGTGTACATTACATGTGTGATGGGAGTGCTGCCAATACTAGCCTTAACCCCACTAATATTCTTCTCCATAAATTCCTTCTCTAAGATTCTTGAAAGAACTTCTTGGCATACTATGAAAAGGTAAGGGGATAAAGGGTCCCCTTGCCTTAACCCTTTTTTAGGTCTAAATTGCCCTGTCTTCCCCCATTTATTAGTAACTCAAAGGACACTATTGATACACATTCAAGGAttcatttcacaattttttcatcaaaCCCAAAGTTCTTGAGTACTACTTGGAGGAAGTTCCAATTCACTCTATCATAAGCCTTTTGAAGATCAATTTTGACAGCCATTAAcccaaattttacttttcttgtCTTAAAACTATGCAGCATTTCTTGAACAACAGTCTCGTTTTCGGCAATCCACCTTCTCGGAATAAATGCAGCTTGTGTGGGGGAGAAAAGCTTATGCAAAATTTTCCTTAATCTAGACACTAACAATTTAGTAATGATTTTATACACAACATTATACAAACTAATAGGCCTATAATGATTAAATGATGTAGGGCTTTGTGATTTAGGAATAAGAACAATAAAAGTGTTATTTACCTCAGCTAGCATTCTCCTTGTTTGAAAATATGATGTGACAACTCTTGTAACAGACTCCCCCACAATTGCCCAATATTTTTTGTAGAATAGTACTGGAAAGCCATCTGGTCTTGGGGCTTTTAGAGTTTGCATTTGGAATAGCTCCTTCTTAATCTCGGACTGAGTTGGTACTCTGCATAActcaatattttcttcttcagtGATGCATAGAGTGATTAGATTATCCAAATTTTCTGGAAAGTCCACTTCCTCTTCATTAAATTTGGTCTTGAATTTTCCCACAAAGTGCTTTTGAATCTCCCGTTTGTCTGTGATCTATTCCCCAGAGTCATTCTTTACTGCATCTATTGagtttcttcttttccttataaTGGTAGATAGGTGGAAAAGTTTTGAGTTCTTGTCCCCCCTCCTTGAGC
This portion of the Castanea sativa cultivar Marrone di Chiusa Pesio chromosome 7, ASM4071231v1 genome encodes:
- the LOC142643996 gene encoding uncharacterized protein LOC142643996; the encoded protein is MGFRKSKDFNKTLLAKLAWIIASKRDNLCMNLLRSKYKVKENRIQSEPSKNASPIWKAIEKTKPLIAKGACYLVGNGASINVWVDQWIPWLAGFKPTPKDDSIQRNPLGRADKLILVPGSKGAFSVKSAYKANQDPPYESSIVQWQKIWKIKAYDRIKMLLLRIGSNVLPIKNNLATRIGTYGPNSVFYGREPETAIHLFFHCQVARPSGLVVVGA